From Pseudomonas hefeiensis, one genomic window encodes:
- a CDS encoding alginate O-acetyltransferase — protein MNPQMIKLLGLSALTAGILAATSGARADEITAPVFTAEPCCNLCPAAHDAKNYTTRYQQNFTTLVQAQGDWLFRTQEDLRTEFNTTPAGYKRMQQLHDAFKKKGVELVLVYQPTRGLVNRNKLNPQEKASYDFDKALTNYKTMLGRFAQMGYVVPDLSPLTNESLPDTLPAHDFYFRGDQHWTPYGAQRTAKIVAEKVKQIPAFADIPKREFETKKSGRMGKTGTLHNMAGQLCGTSYAVQYMDQFTTEPKGEAGDGDLFGDSSDPQITLVGTSHSGKNYNFAGFLQEAIGADILNVAFPGGGLEGAMIQYLGSEEFQKSPPKILIWEFSPLYRLDQETIYRQMMALLDNNGCEGKPALMSSKTALKPGKNELMVNSKNMDLRNGSHQIDIRFADTSVKTLQATLWYMNGRHEDIKIEKPDTSETDGRFAFQLRTDEDWASQNLLAVEVQGPEAGAEPQQIEAKVCKRNASPQAGQQTAQIGQ, from the coding sequence ATGAACCCACAGATGATCAAACTTTTGGGCCTGTCCGCCCTGACTGCCGGCATTCTCGCCGCCACAAGCGGCGCGCGCGCCGATGAAATCACAGCGCCTGTGTTTACTGCCGAACCGTGCTGCAACCTGTGCCCTGCCGCCCATGACGCGAAGAACTACACCACGCGCTATCAGCAGAACTTCACCACACTGGTACAGGCCCAGGGCGATTGGCTGTTCCGTACCCAGGAAGACCTGCGTACCGAATTCAATACCACCCCGGCCGGCTACAAGCGCATGCAGCAGTTGCACGACGCGTTCAAGAAAAAAGGCGTTGAGCTGGTGCTCGTTTATCAACCGACCCGGGGCCTGGTGAACCGCAATAAACTCAACCCCCAGGAAAAGGCCAGTTACGACTTCGACAAGGCCCTGACCAACTACAAGACCATGCTCGGGCGTTTCGCGCAGATGGGCTATGTGGTGCCGGACCTGTCGCCGCTGACCAACGAAAGCCTGCCTGACACCCTGCCGGCCCACGATTTCTACTTCCGTGGCGACCAGCACTGGACGCCGTACGGCGCCCAGCGCACGGCGAAGATCGTGGCTGAGAAGGTCAAGCAGATCCCGGCCTTTGCCGACATTCCCAAGCGTGAGTTCGAGACCAAGAAGTCCGGCCGCATGGGCAAGACCGGCACCCTGCACAACATGGCCGGCCAACTGTGCGGCACCAGCTATGCGGTCCAGTACATGGACCAGTTCACCACCGAGCCTAAAGGCGAAGCCGGCGATGGCGACCTGTTCGGCGACTCCAGTGATCCGCAGATCACCCTCGTCGGCACCAGTCACAGCGGCAAGAACTACAACTTCGCCGGCTTCCTTCAAGAAGCCATCGGCGCCGACATCCTCAACGTCGCCTTCCCCGGCGGCGGTCTGGAAGGCGCGATGATCCAGTACCTGGGCAGCGAAGAATTCCAGAAGAGCCCGCCGAAAATCCTGATCTGGGAATTCTCGCCGCTGTATCGCCTGGACCAGGAAACCATCTACCGCCAGATGATGGCGTTGCTGGACAACAACGGTTGCGAAGGCAAGCCCGCGCTGATGAGCAGCAAGACTGCCCTCAAGCCCGGCAAGAACGAATTGATGGTCAACAGCAAGAACATGGACCTGCGTAACGGCAGCCACCAGATCGATATCCGCTTCGCCGATACGTCGGTGAAAACCTTACAAGCCACCCTCTGGTACATGAATGGGCGCCACGAGGATATCAAGATCGAAAAACCGGACACTTCCGAAACCGACGGACGTTTCGCCTTCCAATTGCGCACTGACGAGGACTGGGCTTCCCAGAACCTGCTGGCTGTAGAAGTCCAGGGACCTGAAGCCGGTGCCGAGCCACAGCAAATCGAAGCGAAAGTCTGCAAACGCAACGCATCTCCGCAAGCCGGGCAACAAACGGCTCAAATCGGACAATGA
- the algG gene encoding mannuronan 5-epimerase AlgG: MNRYLRNSQAMKGSISLLAAAMLLAGSSAFANVEPVVKPGNVVKELQQAKTYTVSSAPTAPLELAAPTLPDLTGFTAEAAAAKIVRSKAGKVSVRRMMQENALKDFIGGDNKMAEWVVRQHGIPQAIFIDDGYMNLKDLAKKVPKQYLKETSPGVFLARIPIVVGEKGILEIDKQTQELRLSQEGGSFLVNDGKMFIRDTKVTGWREKDNGPATFRSANEFRPFLLSWGGTETYIVNTKMASFGYANSKSYGVSISQYTPNMAKVLKRPEPTGWIIDSEFSDMWYGFYCYETNDFVVKGNTYKDNIVYGIDPHDRSHRLIIADNTVYGTKKKHGIIISREVNDSFIFNNRSYDNKLSGLVIDRNSVNNVIAYNEIYKNHTDGITLYESGDNLLWGNKVISNRRHGIRIRNSVNIRLYENVSMANGLTGLYGHIKDLSDTDRDIKLDPFDAQVSLIVVGGELAANGSGPLSIDSPLSVELYRVSMLAPTKSSGISFSGILGERQDEILDLLVRQQKAVLIDPVERQTELRD; the protein is encoded by the coding sequence ATGAACCGCTACCTCAGGAACAGCCAGGCGATGAAAGGTTCGATCAGCCTGTTGGCCGCAGCGATGCTGCTGGCCGGCTCGTCGGCGTTCGCCAACGTTGAACCGGTGGTCAAGCCGGGCAACGTGGTCAAGGAACTGCAGCAGGCCAAGACCTACACCGTCAGCAGCGCGCCGACCGCTCCGCTGGAACTGGCTGCGCCGACCCTGCCCGACCTCACAGGCTTCACCGCCGAAGCGGCCGCGGCCAAGATCGTGCGCAGCAAGGCCGGCAAGGTCAGCGTGCGCCGGATGATGCAGGAAAACGCCTTGAAGGACTTCATCGGCGGCGACAACAAGATGGCCGAGTGGGTGGTGCGCCAGCACGGCATCCCACAGGCCATCTTCATCGACGATGGCTACATGAACCTCAAGGACCTGGCCAAGAAAGTGCCCAAGCAATACCTCAAGGAAACCTCGCCCGGTGTGTTCCTGGCCAGGATTCCCATTGTGGTGGGTGAAAAAGGCATCCTGGAAATCGACAAGCAGACCCAGGAACTGCGCCTGTCCCAAGAGGGCGGCTCCTTCCTGGTCAACGATGGAAAGATGTTCATCCGCGACACCAAAGTCACCGGCTGGCGCGAAAAGGACAATGGCCCCGCCACGTTCCGTTCGGCCAACGAATTCCGTCCGTTCCTGCTGTCCTGGGGCGGCACCGAGACTTACATCGTCAATACCAAAATGGCCAGCTTCGGCTACGCCAACAGTAAGTCGTACGGGGTGAGTATTTCCCAGTACACGCCCAACATGGCCAAGGTCCTCAAGCGCCCGGAACCGACCGGCTGGATCATCGATTCCGAGTTCTCGGACATGTGGTACGGCTTCTACTGCTACGAAACCAACGACTTTGTAGTCAAGGGCAACACCTACAAGGACAACATCGTCTACGGCATTGACCCCCACGACCGTTCCCATCGTCTGATCATCGCCGACAACACCGTCTACGGGACCAAGAAAAAGCACGGGATCATTATTTCCCGTGAGGTCAACGACAGCTTCATTTTCAACAACCGCAGCTACGACAACAAACTCTCGGGCCTGGTGATCGACCGTAACAGCGTGAACAACGTGATCGCCTACAACGAGATCTACAAGAACCACACCGACGGCATCACGCTTTACGAGAGTGGTGACAACCTGTTGTGGGGCAACAAAGTGATCAGCAACCGGCGCCACGGCATCCGGATTCGTAACAGCGTGAACATCCGCCTTTACGAAAACGTGTCCATGGCCAACGGCCTGACCGGTCTTTACGGCCACATCAAGGATCTGTCCGACACGGACCGGGACATCAAGCTCGACCCGTTCGACGCCCAGGTCTCGCTGATCGTGGTCGGTGGCGAACTGGCTGCCAACGGCAGCGGCCCATTGTCCATTGACTCACCGTTGAGCGTTGAGCTGTACCGGGTGTCCATGCTCGCGCCGACCAAATCCAGCGGCATCAGCTTCTCGGGGATCCTGGGCGAGCGCCAGGATGAAATTCTCGACCTGCTGGTGCGCCAGCAGAAAGCCGTGCTGATCGACCCTGTCGAACGCCAGACTGAATTGCGGGACTGA
- a CDS encoding alginate export family protein, whose translation MKLNPFVQAGIGLTFALLWSCPTLAALTDDQNFGLDVKITGQSEDDRDLGTQRGGDVNGVGLDLRPWIYGERGAWSAYAMAQAVTSTDTIETDTLQQSDDTTAQTDSGDREVKKNYLAMREFWIGYRGLTPYPGEQLKFGRQRLRNEDGQWRDTNIEALNWTFDTTLLRANLGVAERFSEYRTDLKELAPDDKDRLHVYGDVGYQWMPGQWAGIRAHHTHDNGSLDYPTPGEATDSLDKTQNGDLSWLGLEANSDAYNWRNTNTVNYWASLTGMTGDRDTVNPLNADGTRPTQLKRSDDVDGWATDLGIRLRLDPQWQVGAAYARASEDYEQNGLQSNRANYTGTRSRVHRFGEAFRGEMANTQSASLFGSWQLRDEYDASLVYHKFWRVDGNKPVGSNGINAVENNTDDVTGAILSTSSLPLRDGNKDLGQEVDLVVTKYFKQGLLPAALSQSIDEPSALVRFRGGVFKPGDAYGKEVDSYMHRAFVDVIWRF comes from the coding sequence TTGAAGCTCAATCCTTTTGTGCAGGCCGGCATTGGCCTGACGTTCGCCCTGCTGTGGTCGTGTCCGACCCTGGCGGCCCTGACCGATGACCAGAACTTCGGCCTCGACGTAAAAATCACCGGCCAGTCCGAAGACGATCGAGACCTGGGCACCCAGCGTGGGGGCGACGTCAACGGTGTCGGTCTGGACCTGCGTCCATGGATCTACGGTGAGCGCGGTGCCTGGAGCGCTTACGCCATGGCCCAGGCCGTGACGTCAACCGACACCATCGAGACCGACACCCTGCAGCAGTCCGATGACACGACCGCGCAAACCGACAGCGGTGATCGCGAAGTCAAGAAGAACTACCTGGCCATGCGCGAATTCTGGATTGGCTATCGGGGCCTGACCCCTTACCCGGGCGAGCAGTTGAAGTTCGGTCGCCAACGCCTGCGCAACGAAGACGGCCAATGGCGCGACACCAATATCGAAGCCTTGAACTGGACCTTCGACACCACCTTGTTACGGGCCAACCTGGGTGTCGCCGAGCGTTTCAGCGAATACCGCACCGACCTCAAGGAACTGGCGCCTGACGACAAGGATCGCCTGCACGTCTACGGCGACGTGGGCTACCAGTGGATGCCAGGCCAGTGGGCCGGGATCCGTGCCCACCACACCCACGACAATGGCAGCCTCGACTACCCGACTCCAGGCGAAGCCACCGACTCCCTGGACAAGACCCAGAACGGTGACCTGTCCTGGCTGGGCCTGGAGGCCAACAGTGACGCCTACAACTGGCGGAATACCAACACCGTCAACTACTGGGCCAGCCTGACCGGCATGACTGGCGATCGCGACACCGTCAACCCGCTCAACGCTGACGGCACGCGCCCCACGCAACTCAAGCGCAGTGACGACGTCGATGGCTGGGCCACCGACCTGGGCATCCGTCTGCGCCTGGATCCGCAGTGGCAAGTCGGTGCGGCCTATGCCCGCGCCAGCGAGGACTACGAACAGAACGGTCTGCAAAGCAACCGCGCCAACTACACCGGTACCCGTTCGCGCGTCCACCGTTTTGGTGAAGCCTTCCGGGGCGAAATGGCCAACACCCAGAGCGCCAGCCTGTTCGGTTCCTGGCAGTTGCGCGACGAGTACGACGCAAGCCTGGTGTACCACAAGTTCTGGCGCGTGGACGGCAACAAGCCTGTGGGCAGTAACGGCATCAACGCGGTGGAAAACAACACCGACGATGTAACCGGCGCGATCCTGTCCACCTCGTCCCTGCCACTGCGCGACGGTAACAAGGACCTGGGCCAGGAAGTCGACCTTGTGGTCACCAAGTACTTCAAGCAAGGCCTGCTGCCGGCCGCGCTGAGCCAGTCCATCGACGAACCGTCGGCGCTGGTGCGCTTTCGTGGCGGCGTGTTCAAGCCAGGCGACGCCTACGGCAAAGAGGTCGATTCATACATGCATCGCGCCTTTGTCGACGTGATCTGGCGCTTCTGA
- the algK gene encoding alginate biosynthesis TPR repeat lipoprotein AlgK: MITPQNNNAPHSLWERACSRWDRRGLSGTPSGLHREQARSHTRAFCALALAVSLAGCAGLPDQRLANEALKRGDTTLAQQNYQQLANLGYSEAQVGLADIQVNSRDPEQMKKAEATYRAAADISPRAQARLGRLLVAKPGSTEAEKHEAEGLLKKAFANGQGNTLIPLAMLYLQYPQSFPNVNAQQQINQWRSAGYPEAGLAQILLYRTQGTYDQHLDEVEKVCKAALATTDICYVELATVYQKRGQPEQQAELLKHMQAGHQSGTVSAQRVDSVARVLADASLGKTDEKTAQSLLEDIAPGYPAAWVSLAQILYDFPELGDVDKMMQYLENGRAADQPRADLLLGKLYYEGKWVPADAKVAEAHFQKAVGREVAADYYLGQIYRRGYLGQVYSQKALDHLLKAARNGQNSADFAIAQLFSQGKGTKPDPVNAYVFSQLAKVQNTPQAIELAQTLETQLPPNQLAQAQRLLQQEQAIRGAMSPDTLELQALKEDDGEEPL; this comes from the coding sequence GTGATCACTCCACAAAACAACAATGCACCGCATTCCCTGTGGGAGCGAGCCTGCTCGCGATGGGATCGACGCGGTCTGTCTGGTACACCGAGCGGCCTGCATCGCGAGCAGGCTCGCTCCCACACACGTGCATTCTGTGCGCTGGCGCTGGCCGTGAGCCTGGCCGGCTGTGCCGGCCTGCCCGACCAGCGCTTGGCCAACGAAGCCCTCAAGCGCGGTGACACGACGCTGGCGCAGCAGAACTATCAGCAACTGGCCAACCTGGGTTACAGCGAAGCCCAGGTCGGCCTGGCCGATATTCAGGTCAACAGCCGCGATCCCGAGCAGATGAAAAAAGCCGAGGCGACTTACCGCGCCGCGGCCGATATTTCGCCGCGCGCTCAGGCTCGCCTGGGTCGCCTGCTGGTGGCCAAGCCCGGCTCCACCGAAGCTGAAAAACACGAAGCCGAAGGGTTGCTGAAGAAAGCCTTTGCCAACGGCCAAGGCAACACCTTGATCCCGCTGGCGATGCTGTACCTGCAATACCCTCAAAGTTTTCCGAACGTGAACGCTCAGCAGCAGATCAACCAATGGCGCAGTGCCGGCTACCCGGAAGCGGGCCTGGCGCAGATTCTGCTCTATCGCACCCAGGGCACCTACGACCAGCATCTGGATGAAGTGGAAAAAGTCTGCAAGGCCGCGTTGGCCACCACCGACATCTGCTACGTCGAACTGGCCACGGTCTATCAGAAACGCGGCCAGCCAGAACAGCAGGCCGAGTTGCTCAAGCACATGCAGGCCGGTCACCAGAGTGGCACCGTGTCTGCCCAGCGCGTGGACAGCGTCGCCCGCGTCCTGGCCGATGCGAGCCTGGGCAAGACCGACGAAAAAACCGCCCAGTCGTTGCTCGAAGACATCGCCCCCGGCTATCCCGCTGCCTGGGTCAGCCTGGCGCAGATTCTCTATGATTTCCCCGAGCTGGGTGACGTCGACAAGATGATGCAGTACCTGGAAAACGGCCGCGCCGCCGATCAGCCGCGTGCCGATCTGTTGCTGGGCAAGCTGTACTACGAAGGCAAATGGGTGCCGGCTGACGCCAAGGTCGCCGAAGCGCATTTCCAGAAAGCCGTTGGCCGCGAAGTGGCCGCCGATTACTACCTCGGCCAGATCTATCGCCGCGGTTACCTGGGCCAGGTGTACTCGCAAAAAGCCCTGGACCATCTGCTCAAGGCCGCCCGCAACGGCCAGAACAGCGCGGACTTCGCCATTGCCCAGTTGTTCTCCCAAGGCAAGGGCACCAAGCCCGACCCGGTCAATGCCTATGTGTTCAGTCAATTGGCCAAGGTCCAGAACACCCCGCAAGCCATCGAGCTTGCCCAGACCCTCGAGACCCAATTACCGCCGAACCAGCTTGCACAAGCCCAGCGCCTGCTGCAACAAGAGCAGGCCATTCGCGGCGCCATGAGCCCCGATACGCTGGAACTGCAAGCCCTAAAAGAAGATGACGGCGAGGAACCTCTATGA
- a CDS encoding alginate biosynthesis protein Alg44, which translates to MNTAVNVNVVHESEAQRQHARVKIPAKLRFFGPDRTPMEVKVLDLSAGGLCFNAGQMPLKVGEAYKGRLQFVIDNLGLAMDVELQVRSYDRQTGRTGCQFQNLEPRDISTLRHIITSHLAGDIVGVGDVLATLQRDNFTKARKQKDDNGGMTALGRLRAVTFSLAIFIVGLAAFGFIFKSVYGMYFVSHAQAGLVNVTGMSITMPRDGTVQSLVQADGVAAKGAPLATFSTSMLDVLKGHLDDNQLQPAKVEELFGKQMTGTLTSPCDCIVAQQVVSDGQYASKGDVIFQLVPRNSEANVEARFSYRQFGDVRPGTPVSFQVAGEDAIRTGKIVSSTSLKSADLSSDIRVLIQPDEPLDSSLAGRPVEVTSDRGPNLNWLIDKAMAVGI; encoded by the coding sequence ATGAACACCGCCGTGAATGTCAACGTAGTGCATGAATCCGAAGCCCAGCGCCAACACGCCCGAGTGAAAATCCCGGCCAAATTGCGTTTCTTCGGTCCCGACCGTACACCCATGGAAGTCAAGGTCCTGGACCTGTCCGCCGGAGGCCTGTGCTTCAACGCCGGCCAGATGCCGCTCAAGGTGGGCGAAGCGTACAAGGGTCGCCTGCAATTCGTGATCGACAACCTTGGCCTGGCCATGGACGTTGAACTGCAGGTTCGCTCCTACGACCGCCAGACCGGTCGTACCGGTTGCCAGTTCCAGAATCTGGAGCCTCGGGACATCTCGACGCTGCGTCACATCATCACCTCGCACCTGGCCGGCGACATCGTTGGCGTCGGTGATGTGCTGGCGACCTTGCAACGCGACAACTTCACCAAGGCGCGCAAGCAGAAGGATGACAACGGTGGCATGACCGCCCTGGGCCGCCTGCGGGCCGTGACTTTCAGCCTGGCGATTTTTATCGTCGGCCTGGCGGCGTTCGGCTTCATCTTCAAGTCGGTGTACGGCATGTACTTCGTCAGCCACGCCCAGGCGGGCCTGGTGAATGTAACCGGCATGTCCATCACCATGCCGCGCGACGGCACCGTGCAGAGCCTGGTCCAGGCCGACGGCGTGGCCGCCAAAGGTGCCCCGCTGGCCACCTTCAGCACCAGCATGCTCGATGTGCTCAAGGGCCATCTGGACGACAACCAGCTGCAACCGGCCAAGGTCGAGGAACTGTTCGGCAAGCAAATGACCGGCACCCTGACCTCGCCGTGCGACTGCATCGTGGCCCAGCAAGTGGTGTCCGACGGTCAGTACGCCAGCAAGGGTGACGTGATCTTCCAACTGGTACCGCGTAACAGCGAAGCCAACGTCGAGGCTCGCTTCTCCTATCGCCAGTTCGGCGATGTGCGCCCAGGCACCCCGGTCAGCTTCCAGGTCGCCGGCGAAGATGCCATCCGTACCGGCAAGATCGTCAGCAGCACCAGCCTGAAAAGTGCCGACCTGTCCTCTGATATCCGTGTACTGATCCAGCCTGACGAACCCCTGGACAGCTCGCTGGCTGGCCGGCCGGTAGAAGTCACCAGCGACCGAGGCCCGAACCTGAACTGGCTGATCGACAAAGCCATGGCCGTCGGTATTTAA